A single window of Leptospira koniambonensis DNA harbors:
- a CDS encoding FtsB family cell division protein has translation MGMNLANKLFILLLFLSGMFYFTVLGESGLVVRSTLETSLSSLRLDVERLEYENRQLEERQKLLRDDKVALEKEARKYYLLSENAQIIKFREPEPKAENRPVLASRLIALRADRDMPVPPIQLLRFFYVSFVAFVFIGVFRKLRRKKLEERTAA, from the coding sequence ATGGGCATGAATTTGGCGAACAAACTGTTTATACTTTTGCTCTTCCTTTCCGGAATGTTTTACTTCACGGTACTAGGAGAGTCAGGTTTGGTCGTACGATCTACCCTAGAAACCAGTCTTTCCAGCCTTCGTTTGGATGTGGAAAGACTGGAGTATGAGAATAGACAATTAGAAGAAAGGCAAAAACTTCTACGCGATGATAAAGTTGCGTTGGAAAAAGAAGCTAGAAAGTATTATCTTCTCTCCGAAAACGCACAAATTATCAAATTTAGGGAGCCAGAACCAAAAGCGGAGAATCGTCCGGTCCTTGCCTCCCGTCTAATTGCTTTAAGAGCGGACCGTGATATGCCGGTCCCTCCGATCCAGTTGCTTCGCTTTTTTTACGTTTCCTTTGTAGCTTTCGTATTTATTGGAGTTTTCAGGAAATTACGGAGGAAGAAACTGGAAGAACGAACCGCTGCTTAA
- a CDS encoding ClpP family protease codes for MSETEKISEVIEELAGSKISKKFIDHRKIFLWGAVTDESAKDIVGKLLYLEMADPGKEITFYINSPGGVVTSGLTIFDTMKMITSPVHTVCMGLAASMGSVLLAAGVKGKRSIWPNGKVMIHQPSIGGQIVAPATDLQIHAEEILKTRARLNQILAEACGHPVEKLEEDTDRDYYMDAEEAIKYGIVDTLATKIEFPKQN; via the coding sequence ATGTCTGAGACAGAAAAAATATCCGAAGTAATCGAAGAATTAGCCGGTAGCAAAATTTCCAAAAAGTTCATCGACCATAGAAAAATTTTTTTATGGGGTGCGGTTACTGATGAATCCGCAAAAGACATCGTAGGCAAACTACTCTATCTGGAAATGGCGGATCCAGGAAAAGAAATTACATTCTATATCAATAGCCCAGGTGGAGTTGTTACTTCCGGACTTACTATCTTCGACACAATGAAGATGATTACTTCTCCAGTTCATACAGTTTGTATGGGACTTGCTGCTTCCATGGGATCTGTTCTTTTAGCTGCCGGTGTAAAAGGAAAAAGATCTATTTGGCCTAATGGTAAGGTTATGATCCACCAACCAAGCATCGGTGGACAAATCGTAGCTCCAGCAACGGACCTACAGATCCATGCAGAAGAGATCCTAAAAACTAGAGCAAGATTGAATCAAATACTTGCAGAAGCTTGTGGTCATCCTGTTGAAAAATTAGAAGAAGATACAGACAGAGACTATTATATGGACGCAGAAGAAGCGATCAAGTACGGGATCGTAGATACTCTTGCGACTAAAATCGAATTCCCTAAACAAAATTAA